The genome window ACCCATATATGCTCACAGCATGCCATATCGACAGAAATTTGCCTTGctggtaaacaaaacatacttgtagagttgtaaTTTATATTCCACAAGTTGCATAACTCATACCGAAAGGGACCATCTCCTAAGTGCAGATGTTGAACTGGCTAACAACTATTCTtgtgtaacagaaaataaaaaaagaattttatcatcACTTCACAATGAAAAGTTTCATGATATAGATCGGtcaacaatttttatcttttttctttcataactaTGTAAAATTCAGGTCATACAATCCTAGTAGcagatgaaaacaaaataaaaacacaattgaagcaaatttcatattatgaatttttaagaaataattaaaagatgaatttttaaacacatcTAATTTTCTACACctctgttttttaaaacaaatctgaaTTTGATGCATCTCTATTAACTTGTACAAATTTGATCGACTATTATCTTCAcgcatttgtattttaaattaatatgaacttcatcagtaaattttgttattttataactgtttattttgtGATTTCTCTAATCTTACTTTAACAATAGTTTTCCTTGATCTATCCAGGCATAGCAGTTTATTTGATGTaattacataacatataaaatgaTCAGAATAACATGTCTATTTACTGcatcattgtttttcttttattaaaatggagTGACTGCAGTACAATTAGTGAAGAAAGCAATTAAATAGTGCTCACATTTTCTGAACCAGAAAATATTTACCacacctgtttttttttctaggaaTGATGTCTgggtcaaaaatatatattttagaaaatataaattaatttcatataattcattatatacagaatattgattacaaagatattgatttattgaaaattcatttagttatattttatggcATAAAAATACTCTGAATTAACATAATCTTTGTAAAATACACACATGTATATTGAATTTCAATTGCTTAtgcatcaaaatataaatttacaatataaattataattgaaaatttgttccTTTTATAGTTGTTTCTTGTTACTACACAGCATACAAGATTTGTAAAATTTACGGCCGTGTTTATAAGTAACATTTCCAAGAATCTGAAAATATTGTATAGAGAATTTCTGTAACTGTTAACCTATCAAAAGATgctaataataaacatgatgGAAGGAAGCCATTACGATAAATTAGCAATGGCAGGTAAAATAAATGCTGATATACAGCAGAAAATGAagctaaaattaataagaaaaaaattaaaattcagactGCAATGCTAGAGCCAAATCAAAAAGATGAACAGGAAAAGGTAgctaaaagtgaataaaaaaaactaaaaggaaaaattaGGTTAAGATGGAATGTAAGAATTCAGAATGTATCTAGAGAAGAAATCTGAAACTGAAAGCAGGAATTTGAGGTGATACAAGAGTGATACCTGGTGGTACACCAGGTGTAAACATACCCCATATATCTGGTCAGGTCATtagtttagtaataaataattcaaaaataaatttctaaaatattaaatttattatacaaacagcaagataacatttaaataaatgcgCCTGCTTATTCTGAAATTAACACTAAAATGTTCaaatatgaaacaaaagaaaattatttaaacaatctcACATTCACCCCCAACTTTAGCAAACGCTTCTTTCAGTTTTTCAGCTTCATCTTTTGGTATATCAGCCTTAACTACAGCAGGAGCACTTTCAACAAATTTCTTAGcctgaaaacaaaataatgatatatttaataatcacaATAACCAATGTATATTAACCTTACATTCACTATGTTCCTTCATTgctttcaatataaaaaaatgtaaagtatacATCTTTAAATCCTTGCCtcaaacttttattaatactatttttatgaaaatttatttaagcaacTTGAAGACCATTAAAAATGGATGTTTATGCAGCAACAGATCTTATTTTCTACTCTTatcataattgaaaataataatacaattctcaaaacgtaaataaacaaaaagtatcacTTGCAAACTTATTCATTAAGAATTTCTTGAACACACAGTCCTACAAACTAAAATTTCCAATTGTCatagataaatgttaaaaaattaaagaaaattgtgcaTATGTTCACTTTTCATGTAACAATTGTTACatgatattgttaaaataaaattttaagacacAAATGTaaaatagttcatatttttatgaataaattgaatCTGATCTCTATGAAGATCCTTTAAAAGCTATTAGCCCATTAGTACTGAAGTTAGCAATAATAATCCTGAGAAGATATTCTGgaattttgtttcaattatattttttgcataaataaCTTCTTGGATaggtttttcaaatctttttattaattaaagatattagaATAGTGTTTGATTACCTGTACAAGATTCATTCCTTCTAATAAATTCTTGACTTCTTTTATCAATGCAACTTTCTGtttgtcatcaaattttaacaactttACTGTAAAGCTAGTCTGTACTGCTACTTTTGGAGCTTCTTCTTcctggtaaacaaaaaaaaaggaaaaaccatcgtgataaattaaaaaatttattcattcatttctttaaaaaaataaataaataaaatcatatatataaaatcatatatataaaattgtgagagaaaaacatattttatcaacatACAAAGTGGACAGTTCAAACCTTAAAACACTTTCATTATATCTTccacaaatgtttttaattacaaattaaaaatcaacaatgaCTTTAGATTGAAAAACAAAGCATTAGTGATATTAAGGTAACACTAAAACATGATTTGCAACATGtattttagtgtaaaaataaaaatcatttaaattttaatttggtttggttttttaataaaaactaatatatataaaaccatcaaGGGTACCACCAATACAACTATAGACTGGAATAATAGTAAAAAGATTTTACCATCTatatatctttttcattaaaattaactaacctATCCaggtttagaatttattaatacaaatcatgaatgaaaattaacataTGGTTTATCTTACTAAATAACCTACCAACTGTTAAGCTCTGCAAAGTTCTATacaattgttttgtaaataaatcaaaattttcaacaacCCTCTACCATCATAACACCATATAACAAATGATtcaaatctttttgtttataacttaCCTTTTTGTCATGCTGTgctatacataaatattatatatattagatatatatatctatatattatattatattattattattagatatatatatatatattagaaattatatatctgagagggagggagggagagagagagagagagagagaaattgcgattgaatttcttttacaaatgttGATCCAGTAGTTCTCTGAAATTAGCTACCCGACTGTGGCAATGGATTTGCAGAAACTGGAATCGATTAATCAAAAATTTCTCACCAAAGAAGTGAATTGAACGAAGGACATCCATAGCAGGATGGTGACTGTGTAGGGTGATATTGTGCCTTCACAATACCAAGTGAAATTCTGGTCCAAACAATTTAAGTGGGAGAGGGAATCCATCAAAGATGATCCCTGCAGTGGAAGACCTGTGGAAGCAACCACACCTGACATATACCAGAAAGTGAACAGATTGGTTATGGAAGACAGGTGTATTAGGGTTGCAATACTTGTTACAGAATGTTAAGTCTGTGAAGGAGCCAATAACAATACTTCAACACTATTTACACATGACAGAAATCAGTCTCAAATGAGTCTCATGAAACTTCACACCACATCAGAAGCAATGTCATGTGCAGTTGAGTGCTGAGAACTTGCAACTGTGTGAAAGGAATCCTATGGTTTTTTAAGCAGGTTGCTGACTGGTGATGAAGCATGAGTTCATTACTGGGATCCTGAGACCAAACAAGAGTCCATGCAATGGAAACACAAAGGATCCCCAACACCCAAAAAATTCAAGATCCAGTCATTGGCTGGGAAGATCTTGGCCACAATTTTTTGGATAGTGAGGGAATTTTGTGACTGAATACATGGAGCACAAGCAAGCAGACTATCAGTCTTGAGTATCTTCAGAAGCTTCGGGCAGCAATAAAGGCTAAATAGCAAGGGAAGCTAACCAAAGGTGTCTtgcttttgcatgacaatgctccAGTTCACTCACCACATATTGCAAAGGAAACTTTGAGAGAGTGTGGGTTTCAAGAACTTCCTCACCTTTTGTTCAGTCTGGATCTGGTACTCAGCGAGTTTTCCTGTTCAGAAACCTACAAAAAACCTTCAAGGCAGACGTTTTCACAACGATGATGAATTGAAAGCAGTTGTTTCAGGATATCTTGAGGAGCAAGACAAAACGTCTTTTTACTCTGGCATAATGTCTGTGCAGGCTAAATGGAGCAAGTGTGTGGAAGTGCAAGGAACCtatattgaaaaatcaaaatgacaCTACTTCTCTCCACCACCACTCTTTCTAAGGTAGGTACATAACTTTTTGAGTGCcctttgtatattatataaaataaattgtatttttttattttattatacagaatgtataaGTTCTCcaaggactttcataacctattctattcatgaaataacagaaaaagttcatgtaaataaATGCCCTAAAATTCATcgttttaagatttaattaagggcagcattaatgatttttatggtattttagcctgaaaatcaaataaaataggtcccagaaccatatttgcagtagtttttgagaaaaaactactggagataaattggggtaaaaaaccatgttttcttaaaatacaacTTTGCTAAATGAGTAACAAAgggacaaaaattttaaacaaaactaatttagaatttaattatgaacaaaattgtgtaatataagttgaaaaaaacgaagaaaagttataaattatttagaaacagaACACTAGACCAATATGCATTATATGtatcactttttaataaatgttcaaaaatgaccCTGCCATTTTCAACGCATTTCTTGGCACACTTTCGTTTTCCAGGATGCATATATACATCTataatgcgaacaattaattccttTTGAGAaagtacttttgttttgtatacaatatttttcatctccATCCCTAGATGCAAAATCTAAGGGTgtatcaggcgatcttggtgaccAAGAATGTGAACTTCCAAAATCGATCCATTTCTCtggaaaatgatgatttaagcaAGCGAAAACTGGACAAGAAAAAAGGGGAGGCATGTTATTGTGCTcttgctggaagtatactttgcatctcagcACTAGAGGTACATCTTCAAGCAGCTCTGGCAATTCTTCTAGCAGGTATACCTCAGCACTTAAGCGGCGATAATATGAACAGTTCAAACAGCTGATTATGAAGAAGGCCACACCATACATTGAAGttaaatttgtattgaaaattgcctttcatgaggatttacttctgcccatgtaccTCCAATCTCGGGTGAAATCTGGCTTGTCAGTAAACAAAGCATATTGGTAGAGAAACATAGTTTCCTGGATGTAGTTGTTGAACTGGCTGTctatgataaagataaaaattgttttaagtgtTCTAGAAGCCATGAAATGCGAAACTCTGATCCGCTCAGAGAGAAGTCTTGTACAGACACCTGGACTACACCATAGTTCACAATAaccaaactgaattgtttattagctgttattttattgccaactttaaaataataatttttcaaataatttattgtatttctgtaattaataaaaaataaaaatattatataagtaattcttatttattttacaatcatgtaattaactgtttttaaaaaatgttttaacagcaatttttaacactaaattaggttttaacaaatttttcacaacaaaaaaattatttggtttttgtttacattaaataaatacttttcagataCATGTGATagtatgtttctaaataaaatttgaatttttctaactcctttttgttttattcaacttatcttaaaccattttgttcagaattaaactctctacaagttttgtgtatttattaccCCATTTAACAACACTATtcacatcaaacataaaaaaataaccccAAAATTCCTATTCCTTTTTTTACcgtaatttattggttttcaccttagattctcaaaaactactgtagtCGTTCTAGgtcctattttattctattttttcagtcaaaaaccataagaaaccactaattcGGCTTcttaattaacattctaaaaatttcagtacaacctcattacCAGGTAAGCTGATatccaagtgaaatctttcactagccataactcacaagcattttagaacatatgttaatgaatttttcattatttccacaGGTAGAATACGTTACAAAAGTCCTGGGTGaacttaatgatatatttttatattaaaaaaaatatttaggcagATTAAAACATCCAACAcaagtatattgattttttacCTCAACAGAAGCTGGTGCAGCAAAAGCTGCACCCATTGCCATTACTGGTGCATCAGGAAGATTTAAACGTTTCTTGAGAGCCGTTGACAATTCAGAGACTTCTAAGagagttaattttgtaatttcagcTACAAGACTTTCTACTTTGGGAGAATATACAATTTCATCACCTGGCTGGCCTTCTGATGGAGGTACTCTTAAAGTTTCTGTACTCAGATGCATTACTCCAAAAATACACCTGCTgcaaaaatttatcaaacaaaacaattttcaaatattttagtaatggGTCTAGTTTTATTGCAGACGACAGCattcttcttacttattttttaagtataacattGCAGTTACTTTTCAGTCATCATTGTAGTTAgccaaaaaaaaaccaacttaaGTATTATAACCTAAGTTCAATTtctatttgtcattaaaaaatgtaataattttatagagcATATTTAAACTCAACATGTTAAACTGTCATCATGgcagaaaatgttataattttaaccttttttttaaactttcactaACAAGACTGCTTCAGAATACtagaagagaaaaataattttatataatattatataaataattactattctgTTGATTTAATAAATGTTCGGTCACTTGTAGTAACATGAAAATGTGTGAAACACAAATGTTAAATGGtgcaaaaattttctaattttgtaaaattgataggttaagtttggttataggGGTAGGTTAActatggttaaattatatttataaaataaataaataaatggttacagaaatggtaatataatggtgatattaacaataaatacttttttcaaactgCAGTATCACTTAAAGTGCACAAGCGCCagatttatttaccaaaaataaataatttacaatcaaaaaatgataataaagtcAGGAATGTCATGTTACACTGATTTATTTCTCatacaaacaacttttttttttgttttgagagtAAGGTTTACAATACCTAGGCTATTATATTAAGAGTGCAGGTGAagaatatttgtttacaaatacaTCTGTTACAAGGTTTTAATAGTACCtcgttttaagatttttttatcaataataagcACGAACGATACAAAAACGAGTAAGCAAATTTCCTGCTCCAGAGCACCAAAAATTATCATGCGTTATAACCTAATATTAACTCCACAATGTTTATACCACCAATGTTCGGCCAGGTAAGAACAGTTATTTCagcacttaaataaaaatttgtaaaaataaaagtatcagaaatattacttaatattacagATTTAAGTACTCAACAgtagcattaatattttttttttaagtaaacagttAACATCAGTTTCACTGGCCATGGAAACCATgcgatttcataaataaaagatatcaatctcattttatttaacaaaataaaagaatgctTACCATTTCTGAAGCGATGAATTTTTTACTGCGGAACGAAGTGCTAACATATTAGCGATACTATTACAGAGGTCGAACAAAATCTCTTGGTGTAATGAATTTCCTAACCTCAAATTAGATCTCGGGGTAGATGAAGATGCGAAATATCACGGCAGTCTATGATACCAACGAAGATTCCCGACTCCCGTCGTGCGGCGACCTATCGTCagctgatgaaaataataaacgaaaaccAGGCATAACCTCGGCTGATATTTTTTTGAATCATGACGAATTAAAAATTTAGGCCTCCTTGGTACTTTAATACTTTATTGCATGTGAGcgatataataaaaactactaGCATTGCACCTATTCTTCTAATCAACTGAATTTGTTAACTGAAGTTTAGCTTCTGGGGTGTAAGTTAAAACAGTGACTATACATCTCTTGAAAACAGTTCAGTTTGAGAATGTTGCCTAAAATAAACAGTTGAATACCTCAAATACTTCATTTAAGCACTTCATActtgtttttagaattataatcTGCTAACATTAGGAAGTCGCATTACTGAAGAGACACATAGCTGTGTGCACTTACCTAGCACATACAcacagaaataaaacattttagcaCAGACAATActcttattacattaaataaattttagagagattaactcttaattaaaaatatctgtaaacaacattgtttttgtttggaaaaaaatGAACCCTTATGTATAGGACATTATCAACAAATAATACACAATGCTCCAGGAGTATGTTAACTGAACTTCATATCATCTCTTGGCAGGCTAAACccaaaatatgagtttttttattgtctttatcTAACATTTGGTGAGACGTCTTTTATGTTAAGCCAAGTTTagagattaatataaatatttttcaaaaccttcaatgtgtaaacttattattatttgttttaaaaaatctcaatttttgcTGTTACTCAttagaaatttttcagaaaattgaaaaatatttctaggCCTTCCTTATGCGCATAGGCTTTTCTGAATTATTGTTAAAGTTTACACATGGTAAAATGTCCTATGTTATGAACATGAGAGGTAATGGAAGGCGAAATAATATAgactgtttaagaaaaaaataatgacagtaatGTAAGTAATGGGAATTGAAGATAATAATGCAGGTGTTGATAACAGACATGCAGATTCATTACTATAATAGTGAAATTGAtcacattgtaaaattaaattatgaaggaAACTGTCAAGAAGGTAAACTTACTGATAATGATGAAAAACAAAGGGAACATGTAAGAAGGAAACAAAAAAGTTGCATACTTTCTTGACTTTgtcttgaacaatttttttttcaaatacaccatacagtttttaaaaaataccgattacaattatatgaatatttaaagtaaaactatcaaaagtataaaaagtttattaaaaaagtttaaatctaattgattaaatgatgttttacttcaaaaattgtacagtattaaaagcataatttaataacattttttatcttgtaattaattgtgtattctgTGATATTGTTCTGACCAAGGTTTTACCAGCATCTCTCTTGATCTACCTAGATAAATGCTGGATCAGTagcctttttaaaaatgaattagcaTACCTATTCACTCCTGAAATGATCTGCGTCATGTATTTtgcaccaataaaaataaaatatttttttagttaatttagacTTTGtgtcattttaactaatttaattttgcactgattttttctatattgttaaaatttgttttatttaaaacaattgaaaaatgaaattcctattttaaaatgtacaaaattttatttagtatatattcttatttttgcatattttaaaatcataatttcattaagaatatCACACCAgcaattagaaattattaacattgggaattaatatttctattaatttattataacaagaaaatacgtaattcaataaaaaatatttataaaatatattacggtttataaaaatacataaaatacattatggTTTTCCAACCATATCCTACAGATGATTTCAAAGTGACAACAGTTCCACTAGTCCCTAAAGATGCCTAAAAAGAGACTAAATCATTTGaatgtctatttttttaaaagtattaaaataaatttagtattacaaAAAAGCCAGTAAACAGGCGGCTGGTTTTGCTCTGGTTTTATTCTGGTTTTGCTCATGACACATTTCTACCATAAATATgccatattgtttttaaatattgattactgaaatttgtaataCTTACAGTACAATTGTAAACAAGATCAAAGTATTCAGTAAACAAATGTGGGTACTATTTGACCTCattcttcaaataatatttttaccttattagATGTATTTTCCAGCCCACATCATTATATTTTGGTGCATCTGTGATTTTTCTCATAAAAGAGGGAATTTTCTTTTAACCTAAAATACAGATTCCGATATCTATTACTCAGGTAAATTGcacattattgaaaataaaactagtCTCTGTGACTGAACTTTGGGAAATCTCTATAGAAGAGCTTTGCTACAAGTTTCTCTTATAGCCATGCTTCAgttcaaaaattcatttagatGAGTAGGCTTAAGTGTTAAAACACAGAAtttcttttcatcatttttttaaagtattgaacAGGGAATATTTGGCTTTGAAGACTTCTTAGTAGTTGATTTAAGaggaaattataaataagattccTCAACAACTATCAGAACTGTTCAATCAACTGGGAAGATATCAAGATTGactcaaattgaaaaatattttttcccctacTTTTGGAATATTACTGTGAGTAGAGTTCCCTTACCAAAATACTGAATGAAATCCTCTTATATTCATTtgcttttgtttattgtttattaactttattgttCACATTTTTGTTCATGTACCCAAACACTAGCAACAAGTTTCTATTCAGTTTAATATATGCTTGTGTTTGTCACCTCAACAACATTGCACAATTCTCagcaaacatataaaaaaacctCAACTTTTAGCAAACATGGCTTGTTGTTGAATAAATGAAAGCAGCTAATTAACCTTTAAAATCATGTGATGATATGCAGTGTTACCAAACTATATGTTATATTATGGAAACAGACTTTCAGGCCGCAATTTAGAAGAACGGATTAAACATGGCTCAATAAATATTACCATTGTggtatatgtattaaattaaataacagttacaCTTCAAAAAATAGATGGAGGAGCTTTTCAATTGACCCACATATCTTTGTTTATTAGACCTTATGT of Lycorma delicatula isolate Av1 chromosome 9, ASM4794821v1, whole genome shotgun sequence contains these proteins:
- the mRpL12 gene encoding mitochondrial ribosomal protein L12; this encodes MLALRSAVKNSSLQKCRCIFGVMHLSTETLRVPPSEGQPGDEIVYSPKVESLVAEITKLTLLEVSELSTALKKRLNLPDAPVMAMGAAFAAPASVEEEEAPKVAVQTSFTVKLLKFDDKQKVALIKEVKNLLEGMNLVQAKKFVESAPAVVKADIPKDEAEKLKEAFAKVGGECEIV